A window of Candidatus Syntrophosphaera sp. genomic DNA:
CACGGAATTGCTGAGGATGGAGATGAAAGGCAGTTCCATGGCCCCCACGGAGAAAATCGCAAACTGGGCGGGTGTGAAGAATCCCGAGATCACGAACTTATCCAACTGCACGGAAAGCATGCCCAAAATCGAGGAAAGCCCCAAGGGCAGGGAATATCTGAACATATCCCGGTAATAATCCGGGTCGAAGCTGGCCTTGGTTTTGTACTGGAGCAGGTTGAACTGGGCAAATCCCCATTGCAGCAAGGCCGAGAGCATCACACCCAGCACGATGTAATACAGATTTTTGGTAAGCAGCGCGATACCCAGGATGAACACCAGGTCCGTGAGCACCGTGAACAGAGTGAACAGGGTGGTTTTGGCAGGCTGCTTCAGGCCCAGGGTGATTGAGGAATAAACCTGGGTGAGAAACATGAACAGGGGATAGACGGCATAGAGGATGAGCAGGACATTGAGTTGGGGATTGTTGAACAGGCGGGCAATAATACCTCTGAACAGGAACATGGCCAGGCCGAAAACAAAGGCCAGCACCGTGATCAGGTTCACGGTGCGGGAGATGAATTCGCGTTTGGAATCTATGTGCCGGAGCTTGGGCAGAAAAAACAGCAGGCTTTGGGGAATGCCGAGCAGCAGGAGGGTGGAGAAGGTGGTGTAGATCAAAAAGAGCTGGCGGTAGGAGCCAAACTCAGCCGGGATCAGGATCCGGGCCAGGATGATGCCGATCAGGGATTTGAAGCCAAAGCGGATGAATTCCGCGGTGGTGAGCATTCCGGCTTGCTTGCTGCGGTCCTGGGTCAACCCTTCAACTCTCCAAAGATAACCGGGATTACATAGGCAAAATTCTCGTCCTCGCGGTAAACGCTGATCAGATAAGTTCCCGCGGGCAGCCGCGATCCATCGTCCAACACCCCGTTCCAATAATCGGCATTGATGCCTTTGAGGTAGAAGCGGGAGCGCTGATAGAACACGATGTCCTGCAGGTTCCTGACCTCCCAGATCCATTTGCCGTCCCGGGGCACGAGAAAATCCAGATCGTAACGCCTGGTATCGGAGGCAACGGTGATATCCGCGGCGTAGTATGTTATTGCTGGATTGTCCGGTTCGTATTTCCGGGCGGCCATTTTTGCGATGAAGCGCTCCGGATAGGATATCTGAGTGAGTTGAGCCAGCGCGTTGCCGCCAGCCAGGCCATCATAGCTGAACAAGGAAATGCCGGCAAAGCCTTTGCTGCGGATGGCCTCGATCCGCGCCGCCACATCCA
This region includes:
- a CDS encoding oligosaccharide flippase family protein, with the protein product MTQDRSKQAGMLTTAEFIRFGFKSLIGIILARILIPAEFGSYRQLFLIYTTFSTLLLLGIPQSLLFFLPKLRHIDSKREFISRTVNLITVLAFVFGLAMFLFRGIIARLFNNPQLNVLLILYAVYPLFMFLTQVYSSITLGLKQPAKTTLFTLFTVLTDLVFILGIALLTKNLYYIVLGVMLSALLQWGFAQFNLLQYKTKASFDPDYYRDMFRYSLPLGLSSILGMLSVQLDKFVISGFFTPAQFAIFSVGAMELPFISILSNSVNAILLPSISGDPAQMTEVYRAAVRKNALIILPLAMLFFLFARPVITLIYTDTYAASVPFFKVYLLILPLRVATYGIIFMALQKTRYIMLNSVIILSLNLVLNLILVQVMGMMGAALATVIVSWLSMVVYLYWMKHKLKLDLKALFPLKAILRTVVAVAGAGLSAAIAIWVLGPGWTAQIIAFIVFAAVFLLLARFVNAILPYDVQYVHKLLNQARARVFRT